From the Spirochaeta cellobiosiphila DSM 17781 genome, one window contains:
- a CDS encoding glycosyltransferase: protein MFEIIICTYNGKHNLVKVIPSILNQNKFDELVMSIFIVDNNSDIETKQIIKKYEKSCNKIKYLLEEKQGLSFARLKGVQNTTANWLIFIDDDNVLEQNWLINADNFIKTNNNMGAFNGAIIPEIKSKLDNYENIRLKVAYKALACTHLSKSEINFANTKHPIDSPIGAGLVILGNEMRELSSKGWLKNIGRQGEKLSSGEDKEMVDYIIFKGFDVGYTPHCLIYHLITNNRLKEEYLIILHESFKRYKVISLRGIKDFLKNVLFSLCLLRKDLDYESIFRLRIGAITTANALRILFKGRKIE from the coding sequence ATGTTTGAAATAATAATTTGTACATATAATGGTAAACATAATTTAGTAAAAGTAATTCCCAGTATTTTGAATCAAAATAAATTTGATGAATTAGTAATGAGTATTTTTATAGTTGATAATAATTCTGATATTGAGACAAAGCAGATAATTAAAAAATATGAAAAGTCTTGCAATAAAATTAAATATTTACTTGAAGAAAAGCAGGGATTGTCATTTGCTAGATTAAAAGGAGTTCAAAATACAACTGCAAACTGGCTCATTTTCATAGATGATGACAATGTATTAGAACAGAATTGGCTAATTAATGCTGATAATTTTATTAAAACAAATAATAATATGGGTGCCTTTAATGGTGCAATTATTCCTGAGATTAAATCAAAACTTGATAATTATGAAAATATAAGATTAAAGGTTGCATATAAGGCGTTGGCATGTACTCATCTATCAAAAAGTGAAATTAACTTTGCAAATACGAAACATCCAATAGATTCACCAATAGGTGCTGGATTAGTAATTTTAGGTAATGAAATGAGGGAGTTATCATCTAAAGGTTGGTTAAAAAATATAGGAAGACAAGGAGAAAAATTATCATCTGGTGAAGATAAAGAGATGGTCGATTATATTATCTTTAAAGGTTTTGATGTCGGGTATACGCCACATTGTTTGATTTATCATCTCATAACAAATAACAGATTAAAAGAAGAATACTTAATTATACTTCATGAATCTTTTAAAAGATATAAGGTAATAAGTTTAAGGGGCATAAAAGATTTTTTGAAAAACGTATTATTTAGTTTATGCTTGCTTAGAAAAGATCTTGATTATGAATCTATATTTAGATTAAGAATTGGTGCTATTACAACAGCTAATGCACTTAGAATTTTATTTAAAGGAAGAAAAATTGAATAA
- a CDS encoding lipopolysaccharide biosynthesis protein, whose product MTDRRFILNFTSNILSFIINIGVSLLLTPYLINKLGSVAYGFFPLSTSFIQYFNIVAIALNSMGARFITIAVFENKIEKAEEYYSSIFFSNIILSIIFGVVSFLFVINISKILDVPYDIVNQVKLLFGLVFIGISINLITTVLNIGAYVYNRLDYDAFSKIIGNIIKIIVLMITFVFYEAQIWYLGLANLFQNMGMVVYNYRISKKFPNLKASRGKFSLSSIKILLFSGVWNSINQLSNVILTSLDLLFANIFISAQEAGEYSVAKIIPLFIQSLTGILVNLFVPKFTKLYAEKNIVEFDNEVKKSLNFLSFILCIPIGFLLIFGKDFFNIWVPNENTQKLYILSTLTLLPLIFSTAMNTLFNIFTVTNKIKLPSIILFASGILKFLFIALIIKYVDSIIIIPLVSFIVVTVRNLVFTPIYAAKCMGQKLFHYYKFIISGISFYISSICVSYLARLVYKPNSLVEIILIGVIVTFIIVVVNFLLMIIFNREILTNIKRKLIN is encoded by the coding sequence TTGACAGATAGACGTTTTATATTAAATTTTACATCAAATATTTTATCTTTTATAATTAATATAGGTGTCAGTTTATTATTAACTCCTTATTTAATTAATAAGCTCGGGAGTGTAGCTTATGGCTTCTTCCCTTTATCAACAAGCTTTATTCAGTACTTTAATATAGTTGCAATTGCTCTAAACTCTATGGGTGCGCGATTTATAACAATTGCAGTTTTTGAGAACAAAATAGAAAAGGCAGAAGAGTACTACAGTTCTATATTTTTTAGTAATATTATATTAAGTATAATTTTTGGTGTTGTTTCTTTTTTGTTTGTTATTAATATTAGTAAAATTCTTGATGTACCATATGATATAGTCAATCAAGTTAAGCTTCTTTTCGGACTTGTTTTTATAGGAATAAGTATAAATTTAATCACAACTGTACTAAATATAGGAGCATACGTTTATAACAGATTGGATTATGATGCATTTAGCAAGATAATTGGTAATATAATTAAGATAATTGTTTTGATGATTACTTTTGTTTTTTATGAGGCTCAAATTTGGTATTTAGGACTTGCAAATCTATTTCAAAATATGGGTATGGTGGTATATAACTATAGGATATCAAAAAAGTTTCCAAACCTTAAAGCCAGTAGGGGAAAATTCTCACTGTCGTCAATCAAGATATTATTGTTTTCTGGTGTTTGGAATTCTATAAACCAATTAAGTAATGTGATTTTAACGAGTCTTGATCTTCTTTTTGCAAACATATTTATAAGTGCACAAGAAGCGGGAGAGTATTCTGTAGCAAAAATAATACCATTATTTATACAAAGTTTGACTGGTATTTTAGTAAACTTATTTGTACCCAAATTTACTAAACTATATGCAGAGAAAAATATAGTAGAATTTGATAACGAGGTAAAAAAGTCGCTAAATTTTTTGAGCTTTATTCTATGTATTCCTATTGGCTTCTTATTAATTTTTGGTAAAGATTTTTTTAATATATGGGTACCGAATGAAAATACTCAGAAATTATATATTCTATCAACACTCACATTACTACCACTGATCTTTTCAACAGCTATGAATACTCTTTTCAATATATTTACTGTCACAAATAAGATAAAATTACCGTCTATAATACTATTTGCTAGTGGTATATTGAAGTTTTTATTTATTGCTTTAATAATCAAATATGTCGATAGTATTATTATTATTCCATTGGTGAGCTTTATAGTTGTAACAGTTAGAAATTTAGTATTTACTCCTATCTATGCAGCAAAGTGTATGGGGCAAAAGCTTTTTCATTATTATAAGTTTATTATAAGTGGTATATCATTTTATATTTCTTCAATTTGCGTTTCTTATTTAGCAAGATTAGTATACAAACCCAACAGTTTAGTTGAAATAATATTAATTGGAGTTATAGTAACGTTTATAATTGTAGTAGTTAATTTCCTATTAATGATTATCTTTAATAGAGAAATATTGACAAACATAAAAAGGAAATTGATAAATTAG
- a CDS encoding glycosyltransferase, whose translation MNKLLINKILGAFKNSYNIENIIRYNLLQKYLEDSAMRSSYFGVEKLVNTPSIIISLTTYSKRIEDVHLTIESIFNQTKRPNKIILWLDENEFNSLNVPRVLLKQCERGLEIKYCKNTYSYKKIIPTLLEHENDIIITIDDDVLYPINFIEKLYYGYLNNNKAVFFYRGKVIQRNNYRYTAYKKWPYVNSSNSNPYLNFPTGVGGILYPPGCFDERIFDEKLFLKLAPFADDIWLKAMTLLKGFPSFPITFNDDFNKKFLIIPNSQDISLYLSNVNANRNDEQFKNVFSYFKLDEVIKSNM comes from the coding sequence TTGAATAAACTCTTGATTAATAAAATATTAGGAGCATTTAAGAATTCTTATAATATTGAGAATATTATCAGATACAATTTATTACAAAAATATTTAGAAGATAGTGCAATGAGATCGAGTTATTTTGGTGTAGAAAAATTAGTAAATACACCCAGTATAATTATATCACTTACAACCTATAGTAAAAGAATTGAAGATGTTCATTTAACAATCGAATCTATATTTAATCAAACAAAGAGACCAAATAAAATTATTTTATGGCTAGATGAAAATGAGTTTAATAGCTTAAATGTTCCTAGAGTTTTATTAAAGCAATGTGAAAGAGGATTGGAAATTAAATATTGTAAAAATACTTACTCATATAAAAAAATAATACCAACTTTATTGGAACATGAAAATGATATCATAATAACAATTGATGATGATGTTTTATATCCAATTAATTTTATCGAAAAATTATATTATGGTTATCTAAATAATAACAAAGCAGTTTTTTTCTATAGAGGCAAAGTGATACAAAGAAATAATTATAGATATACAGCTTACAAAAAGTGGCCATATGTAAATTCCTCCAACTCTAACCCATATCTTAACTTCCCAACAGGAGTAGGTGGTATATTATATCCACCAGGATGTTTTGATGAACGAATATTTGATGAAAAACTTTTTTTGAAGTTGGCTCCGTTTGCTGATGATATATGGTTAAAAGCTATGACATTACTCAAAGGTTTTCCTTCTTTTCCTATAACTTTTAATGATGATTTTAACAAAAAGTTTCTCATTATTCCAAATTCTCAAGATATATCTCTTTATCTGAGTAATGTAAATGCAAATAGAAATGATGAACAATTTAAAAATGTTTTTAGTTATTT